In the Ranitomeya imitator isolate aRanImi1 chromosome 2, aRanImi1.pri, whole genome shotgun sequence genome, AAATTGACCAGCTGAGTGAAATCTTGGCAAATTTCCTACGATAATGTCAATGATGTGATATTattgtgtgaaaaaaaataaacagattgTTGACCTTATTTTCTCCTTCTAATTATATGTAATTACATGAGATTTCTTCATCGTTATCAGATTCCCAATGGTTGTGACTCCCAGGTGATTGGCAATACACAACCTCAAACCCCTAAAGTGAACGCTCACATTGTATAAATCCATGTTGGATGCCTTCTGTTCTCGATAAAATGATCTGCATATCTTCAGAAGTTACTGATTTCTTATTCCTGTGTTGCATTTCATGTAAGTCTCCCTTCTCCAGCTGGATATCTGCAAAGCTAGTACCTTCCAAGAGTCATGTCAAGTTCATCTTACCACACCAATCTAAACTGTACTTTAtgctgatgaggagcaaaaagtcaGAAACAGCATTAACTACAGACAAGTGTCTCTGGTCTGGTGACATCCCTAGTCATGTTTCAAGATTCTCTATAGGGTAACTATAGGTGGCCGCTCTCCTCCTTCTGGAGGACAGCAAATTAGAATTTTTCCCATTGACCATTTCCTGTAAGACTTTTTGTCCCAGCTGGATCGCTAGTCTCATCAGAGGGAAATGGAGTGGTCAAACCTCACCGTCACTGACTTCGTTCTCCTCGGCTTCCATGAGCTTCCAGACTTCCAGTTGGTtttctttttcatatttctggtcacTTATGTCGCAACGTTGGTTGGAAATTTATTAACAACTGGTCTATTTTGCATTGACCCTCATTTCCACAGTCCCATGTATATACTCCTGTGTAACATGTCAGTACTGGATATGTCCTTCACCTCAATGGTTCTACCCAAGTTATTGGACATCTTTCTAACTGGGAACAATGTCATCTCCTACCATGGTTGTATGGCTCAGGTTTTCTTTTTCGTGGTGCTCATAGTGTCGGAATACTTCATCCTGGCTGCCATGGCTTATGATCGTTACGTGGCCATCTGTCATCCCCTTCGTTACTCTTATTTCATGAGCCTGCAGGTCTGTTTCTGGATGACATGGACATCTTGGAGCATAGGAGTCCTTGAGGGCATTCTTTATGTGATTCTAATATCATCTTGTACATTTTGTAGGTCAAATAAAGTAGACCATCTTTTCTGTGACTTAAAGCCTCTAATGAAGCTTTCTTGTAGCAGCACACAGACAATAGAGACAATAATACTTGTACTTGGGTCCATCATTGGCTTTATTCCCTCGGTCATGACCTTGGTGTCCTACATCTATATCATCTCTGCAATCTTGAAGATTAACTCTAAAGAAGGAAGACACAAAACCTTCTCCACCTGCTCCTCACACCTCACAGTCATCCTCTTGTTTTACGGAACGGTCCTCGGCATGTACATGAGGCCAAAGTCCAGTTATTCCATGGACCAAGACAAGGTGTTTGCCATCTTGTATTCCGGAGTCATTCCAATGCTCAACCCTCTCATTTACAGCTTGAAAAATCAGGAGGTGAAGAAAGCTCTGTGCAGAATAAAGAAACAATTGTTTTTTTAACTGAAGACTATATCAAACAtaatatatacagtactgtgcaaaagttttaggcaggtgtagaaAAATGCTGCACAGTATGAAGAACGGTTTCAAAAAAAGAAgtgttaatatatttttttaatcaactaacaaaatgtaaagtgaattaagtaaaaaaagagaaaaatcacatcaatatttgatgtgaccgCTGTTACGATTCCACCTCTcactgtgtctgggatgcagttactgacagctcggccttcCAATATGGTAcatgggtgtgctgaagctgtcagtactttgattggcagctcagtcatccagtctggtgcaggggcgtgctgagctgtcaagtGTTTTGATTGCCAGCTCgaccatccaatctgagactgggaggtagcGGCTGTCTCCAGATGTTCATTATCCCAGgcgattgccaggctacttaactgagctaTTACTCTCAGATCTCTGTCAGCTGTACATTTagctactgtgtggtttgtctctGTGGCTGGCATTCTGCTACAGATTTtttttgttgcctgtccttggaccttgttctgactatccatctgtttaacctcttctgctctgatccactatcctccagatgttcattatcccaggtgcttgccaggctacttaactgagctaTTACTCCCAGATCTCTGCCAGCTGTACATTTagctactgtgtggtttgtctTTTGTGGCTTGCATTCAGTCAtagatctttcattgcctgaccttggaccttgttctgactatccatctgtttaaccccttctgctctgatcctctatcctcctggtattctgacctcggaacgttacccgacaacacttttgtctcttccttctgtttatgacctaCCCTCCTGGCCTCAGACTCCTTGACTACCCTGACTCATGTCTTGGCTGTGACAAGTGACTCAGTGTCACAactgccctttgccttcaaaacagcatcaattcttctaagtAGAGATGCACCAAGTCAGGTATTTTGTAGCATTATAGTCAGGAGTATGAGTAAGTAGTTATACCAAGCAGGTGATAGCATCATTTTCAAATGTTGGTTGAAATAAAATGCATTAAATGAAATGGAAACAGCTGTGTAAGAgacttaaaactgggtgaggaacagacaaactctgctacaaaggtgaggttgtgaaAGACAGTTTCATGTCTCAGCTCAAGCACCATGGCAGGACTGAGcccagcaacaagacacaaggtagttaatatatactgtatatgtatatatacatatactgtatattcagtcctgtgcaaaagttttagctaGTTGCAGAAAATAAGCTGCACAGTAAGAAGATTCAAAATATAGAAGTGTTCATAGTTTAACTTTTTATCAACTAACAAAAGGCAAAGTGAATGAAAAAAGGAAAATCTAAATCCCATCAGTATTTGGGAAACAGCATAAATGTATCAAATCAAGgcggatacttatccatcatgtcacatcatcagggaggcgtctgattggTTCCAAATATATTCTGCAGccggacaacgaccccaaacatccagccaatgtAATTAAAGGGGGtaattcctatctccaagatcctattccaatatgtacaGTAATATTACAAATTTTGCTATAGGTTACATACAGCGTTAGTTTTGTACAGGTCTCATCAACTGTATTTCAAACTATTATTGTTTTTATGTAGACTTCTTgttatgttttggatcattattgttttttttataaccTTCATAGTAGGGGATGCATTGAAATTAATGATATATATTATATGTTCTGGATTACTGGAAAAGGGACATTCATCTAGATATTGTTCCTGATAAGAATTTGGGGTTGTGAGAgaatttttctaattttgcacTCATGTCCGGGACTagcatattgatgatctatcctcttGTACAGGAAATAAGTTGCAGTGCCAATAGAAAGGTCGGCAATTTGTTGGTCCCGAACCACCCATTTTAACTCCACAGTATAGGAGTTAGTTTCAGGAAATGTAAAAATTAATCGACATTCTCTTAAAAAATATATCTGGTAAATTAATGACTAAGTAATTCATAATAAATTTCTAGGTAGATGATCTTTCACACGGCCCccaccatgtttaactgtaggTATGATGTTTGACTTGTGGAATGTTGTAATAGCTTTGTGCGGGTCAAAATGGGACTCATACCTTCCAAATAATTCTTCTCAACCTATCTTTCTATAGAAAATTATCTAAAATGGTTTGAATGTCATCCAGAAGTTTAAGTTTCAAACAGAAGAAGATCAATTGCGGACTGCAGTGTTTTCCAGGATGCTGCTCCCACCCTTTTGTGTCATTTCTTTCTTAGGATATATGAAGATGGCATCTCTTAGATCTCGGCGTACCCACCTCATTTTTGAAGCAGAAGATGTTTCAGGAAAATGCTGGCAATGATTTCCGTGAAGAGCCTTTTCTGCTGTCTGAATAGACATCTCTTgctgttgttattttttttataatgtcATACACTATATAACATAGTGGCAGCTGCCAGAAGAATGGACGGTCACTTATTTTAGCCATGTCATGACTTTCTGAGCCTGAAATGTTTAAAAGAAGCAACAAAAAACGGACCATATGCACAACACATCGTATTGACATGAAAAAGACGTCACGTGCACAATACTCTGAGAGTTCAGACCAGTGACTTAGTGTGAGGGGTCCATATGAGTGATTGTCCTGGGCACCAAGGTCTATGTTTGCCCCCTGTCAAACATTCAGTGCCGGCAAACACCACTTCTTGAAGCGATGGAGTGGGAGCAGGGTCAAAggatataaaataattatataaaaattgtaataaaaatttaaaaaaaaacaacaatgcatAAATTTTTATTGTTAAAATATCATGTCTGCTTTAAAGCGGTTGTCCAGGCTCAGGAACAAGTTTTCAATCACTCTACAGTATGTGACTGGAGATTTgtgaatcctaacagtgtgcacagtgcgcactgtcaggattctccggtgtcagcaCTGGTCACATgactacaagtatgtgatttgcttactcgcagccacattccaactagttgtttccggcctcactcaattcatgtctagttggcatgtgacggcatctatgcaaatcgcatacttgtggtcaggcTCCTGCCTGTTATTGGTATAAGAGGATCCTGACAGCGCGCACAAGCATTCCCAAGATCCATCACTTCAGGAACCTTTTCATTTATTGCTCAGTGACCagacatctttttctgtcatgcggTGTCAGCTGCACAGTAATT is a window encoding:
- the LOC138666850 gene encoding olfactory receptor 8B3-like; the encoded protein is MEWSNLTVTDFVLLGFHELPDFQLVFFFIFLVTYVATLVGNLLTTGLFCIDPHFHSPMYILLCNMSVLDMSFTSMVLPKLLDIFLTGNNVISYHGCMAQVFFFVVLIVSEYFILAAMAYDRYVAICHPLRYSYFMSLQVCFWMTWTSWSIGVLEGILYVILISSCTFCRSNKVDHLFCDLKPLMKLSCSSTQTIETIILVLGSIIGFIPSVMTLVSYIYIISAILKINSKEGRHKTFSTCSSHLTVILLFYGTVLGMYMRPKSSYSMDQDKVFAILYSGVIPMLNPLIYSLKNQEVKKALCRIKKQLFF